A section of the Acidobacterium capsulatum ATCC 51196 genome encodes:
- a CDS encoding cytochrome ubiquinol oxidase subunit I, whose translation MNALVLDRLQFAFTVTFHYLFPQLTMGLALLIVVLKGIALRTHNERYDQAARFWAKLFAVNFVLGVVTGIPMEFQFGTNWADFSKITGGVIGQPLAMEGVFSFFLESTFLGLFLFGEKRLSRLAHFGSAAMVFLGSWISGFFIIVTDAWMQHPVAYQVLPNGTYQMNSFWGLVLNPWAWRQYAHTMCGAVVTAAFVMAATGAYYLLDRRDEEAGKLFVKVGVIAGLLSCLLQVFPTGDMQGKYVARTQPAAMAGMEGLFHSEKGAPIVIMGQPDVEHQTIDNPIAANKVLSFLIYGTTEAEVQGLDSFPQKDWPTTLPLLYYSYHIMAGLGTYFVALMVLAAFLLWRDKLYQSRWVLWLLMLSFPLPYIANTAGWMTAEIGRQPWLVYGLLRTSQGFSPQVSAGNGLFTLLGFLGMYGLLAILWIVIVYRLVAAGPSAPSSHTHPESITA comes from the coding sequence ATGAACGCATTGGTTCTCGACCGGCTCCAGTTTGCATTCACCGTAACCTTTCATTACCTCTTTCCGCAGCTGACGATGGGGCTTGCGCTTTTGATTGTGGTTCTGAAGGGGATTGCGCTCAGAACTCACAATGAACGCTATGATCAGGCCGCGAGGTTCTGGGCGAAACTGTTTGCCGTGAACTTCGTGCTGGGCGTCGTGACCGGCATTCCGATGGAGTTTCAGTTCGGAACAAATTGGGCGGATTTTTCCAAGATTACCGGAGGCGTGATCGGGCAGCCCCTGGCGATGGAGGGTGTGTTCTCATTTTTCCTGGAGTCGACCTTCCTCGGGCTATTCCTGTTTGGGGAGAAGCGGCTCTCGAGGCTCGCTCACTTCGGATCGGCCGCGATGGTCTTTCTGGGCTCCTGGATCTCCGGATTCTTCATCATTGTGACGGATGCATGGATGCAGCATCCCGTCGCTTATCAGGTGCTGCCGAACGGAACCTATCAAATGAACAGCTTCTGGGGATTAGTACTGAATCCCTGGGCATGGCGGCAATATGCACATACGATGTGCGGCGCTGTGGTAACAGCAGCGTTTGTGATGGCCGCCACAGGTGCCTATTATCTGCTCGATCGCCGCGATGAAGAGGCAGGGAAGCTCTTCGTTAAAGTTGGCGTGATTGCTGGGCTGCTGTCATGTCTGCTGCAGGTGTTTCCGACAGGGGATATGCAAGGGAAGTACGTCGCCCGGACGCAGCCCGCCGCGATGGCCGGCATGGAGGGCCTCTTCCACTCGGAGAAGGGAGCTCCGATCGTAATTATGGGCCAGCCGGACGTGGAGCATCAGACGATCGACAATCCCATTGCGGCGAATAAGGTATTGAGCTTTCTGATTTACGGCACCACTGAAGCTGAGGTGCAGGGGCTCGACAGCTTTCCGCAAAAGGATTGGCCCACGACGCTGCCTCTGCTGTATTACAGCTACCACATCATGGCAGGGCTGGGGACGTACTTTGTTGCTCTGATGGTGCTGGCTGCTTTTCTGCTGTGGCGGGACAAACTGTATCAATCGCGTTGGGTGCTTTGGCTACTGATGCTCAGCTTTCCGTTGCCGTACATTGCAAATACGGCGGGATGGATGACCGCTGAAATTGGACGCCAGCCTTGGCTGGTCTATGGGCTGCTGAGAACATCTCAGGGCTTTTCACCGCAAGTTTCTGCCGGAAACGGTCTATTCACGCTGCTGGGATTTCTAGGCATGTACGGTTTGCTCGCCATTCTCTGGATTGTGATTGTTTATCGCCTGGTGGCGGCTGGCCCTTCGGCGCCTTCATCGCATACGCATCCAGAGTCAATCACGGCCTAA
- a CDS encoding universal stress protein — translation MKYRFQTILVATDFGESASAALQYAQALARAHRARIVITHVIDPASYAFPDGIPASLDFGEKERQEIQTLEEETRRQGIPVHSQVQTGMICDRILQSVKEMHADLLILGTRAKGKAGRAALGTVARQVLARTPCPVLTVSKEMIEHLPHSGCWQSVLIATDFSVASLEALDFAHRITLNVLTIVHAEPCLEQHECETCLERLRFLAPLNESHTVPVEHVVTTGDAADVIVREAAKARADLVVLGSPAEELTGQHFESSTVLQVISAVNCPVLCVPSTLRMPLAALAKEVAEPC, via the coding sequence ATGAAATATCGATTCCAGACAATCCTGGTTGCAACCGATTTTGGAGAAAGCGCCTCGGCCGCTTTGCAGTATGCGCAGGCGCTGGCTCGTGCACACAGGGCTCGGATTGTGATTACGCATGTGATCGACCCGGCCAGCTACGCTTTTCCGGACGGCATTCCGGCATCGCTTGATTTTGGAGAGAAGGAGCGGCAGGAGATTCAGACCCTGGAAGAAGAGACCAGGCGGCAGGGAATTCCTGTGCATTCGCAGGTGCAGACGGGCATGATTTGCGATCGCATTTTGCAGTCAGTCAAAGAGATGCATGCCGACCTCTTGATTTTGGGAACCCGAGCGAAGGGCAAGGCGGGCCGCGCGGCGCTCGGCACCGTGGCGCGGCAGGTATTGGCGCGGACCCCGTGCCCAGTGCTTACGGTCTCAAAAGAGATGATTGAGCATCTGCCACATTCGGGCTGCTGGCAAAGTGTGCTGATTGCGACCGATTTTTCCGTCGCCAGTCTTGAGGCTTTGGATTTTGCGCACCGCATTACGCTCAATGTTCTGACAATTGTGCATGCGGAGCCGTGCCTGGAGCAGCACGAGTGTGAGACCTGCCTGGAGCGCCTTCGTTTTCTTGCGCCCTTGAACGAGTCGCACACTGTACCGGTGGAGCACGTAGTGACGACCGGGGATGCGGCTGACGTGATTGTGCGCGAAGCCGCTAAAGCACGTGCCGATCTGGTAGTGCTGGGTTCGCCTGCAGAGGAGTTGACTGGGCAGCATTTTGAATCTTCTACGGTGCTGCAGGTAATTTCTGCAGTCAATTGTCCTGTTCTCTGTGTACCATCCACTTTGCGGATGCCGTTAGCAGCACTCGCAAAGGAGGTCGCAGAGCCGTGTTAA
- a CDS encoding universal stress protein, producing the protein MQEMIHPTSESLLHPAQIVMATDLCDADILLPLAIAQAKSNHAQLTLVHALLTSLMTPWTAEAMVPPDGGMDAEEFAERILAELVQKARSEGVTCDSVVRHGVSAAEVVRDEMHRLDADRLIIGTHGRGRMGQLVLGSVAKSLLRTVFVPMFAVGPKVKTPRLVAEPKRILFAVALKDREQDLADADAARKLAEGYGASLILMHVVGPESEQDGRLAMDIEEAKVLLDGLIPDKTTMTVELRTHVACGEVVEEILESASRFDADWILMGWNEKHRHGTLAENAVYRVMASAFIPVLTLPHPGKTMAAEAAGQKETSAATH; encoded by the coding sequence ATGCAGGAAATGATTCATCCCACTTCGGAAAGCCTGCTTCACCCTGCGCAAATTGTGATGGCGACCGACCTTTGCGACGCAGACATTCTGTTACCCCTGGCCATCGCACAGGCAAAAAGCAATCATGCTCAACTCACTCTGGTGCATGCCCTGCTGACAAGCCTGATGACCCCTTGGACCGCGGAAGCCATGGTGCCGCCGGATGGCGGAATGGACGCGGAAGAGTTTGCTGAGCGAATTCTGGCGGAACTGGTGCAGAAGGCCCGCAGCGAGGGAGTGACCTGCGATTCGGTGGTACGGCATGGCGTTTCAGCGGCAGAGGTTGTACGAGATGAAATGCATCGTCTGGATGCGGACCGGCTCATCATAGGGACCCATGGGCGAGGCCGCATGGGGCAGCTTGTTTTGGGTTCGGTGGCCAAGAGTCTGCTCCGCACCGTTTTTGTACCAATGTTTGCGGTGGGGCCGAAGGTGAAAACGCCTCGCCTGGTCGCGGAGCCGAAGCGCATCTTGTTTGCCGTGGCATTAAAGGATCGGGAGCAAGATCTGGCTGATGCCGATGCGGCGCGCAAACTGGCCGAAGGATACGGGGCGTCGTTGATATTGATGCACGTGGTCGGCCCCGAGTCTGAGCAGGATGGGCGGCTGGCAATGGACATCGAAGAGGCAAAGGTTCTGCTGGATGGATTGATTCCAGATAAAACTACGATGACCGTGGAGCTGCGTACCCATGTAGCATGCGGCGAAGTTGTGGAAGAGATTTTGGAAAGCGCGTCACGCTTTGACGCGGATTGGATACTGATGGGCTGGAACGAAAAGCATCGTCATGGCACGCTGGCTGAAAATGCCGTGTACCGGGTTATGGCGTCTGCGTTCATTCCAGTGCTGACTCTTCCGCACCCGGGAAAAACAATGGCAGCGGAAGCGGCGGGGCAGAAAGAGACATCTGCCGCAACCCACTGA
- a CDS encoding Crp/Fnr family transcriptional regulator: MSTHNGNHEPLHCENCQIRSAGMFCNLPAGAAAAFTANKHTSTFPAGTFLFFERESNRGVYIVCSGQIKLSVSSSSGKTLILKIARPGDILGLSSSLTGAAYEATAEVLQTARVTYLRTDELRTIMLQYPDVYASIIRQLNLQYETACEQLRTIALCNSTTEKVARLLLQWSRQGRQTPEGTQFTVPLTHEQIAECVGATRETITRTLSDFRNKHLIALHGANMVIPDRHALAMVCGA; the protein is encoded by the coding sequence ATGAGCACCCATAACGGAAATCACGAACCCTTGCACTGCGAGAACTGCCAGATTCGTTCCGCAGGCATGTTCTGCAACCTGCCTGCGGGCGCGGCGGCAGCGTTCACGGCAAACAAGCACACGTCTACCTTTCCGGCCGGCACCTTTCTTTTTTTCGAGCGGGAGTCAAATCGCGGCGTTTACATTGTCTGCTCCGGCCAGATCAAACTCTCCGTCAGTTCCAGCTCCGGCAAAACACTCATTCTAAAAATTGCTCGCCCCGGTGACATTCTGGGGCTCAGCTCTTCGCTCACCGGCGCGGCTTATGAGGCGACGGCCGAGGTGCTGCAGACCGCTCGCGTCACCTATCTCCGCACGGACGAGCTGCGAACCATCATGCTGCAGTACCCAGACGTCTACGCCAGCATCATCCGCCAGCTCAACTTGCAATATGAGACCGCCTGCGAACAACTGCGAACCATCGCCCTCTGCAACTCCACCACGGAGAAGGTAGCGCGGCTGCTTCTGCAATGGTCCCGCCAGGGCCGGCAGACACCTGAAGGAACGCAGTTCACGGTTCCGCTCACGCACGAACAGATTGCCGAATGCGTGGGAGCAACCCGGGAAACGATTACGCGGACCCTCAGCGACTTCCGCAACAAGCACCTGATTGCCCTGCACGGGGCAAATATGGTGATCCCAGACCGGCACGCGCTGGCCATGGTCTGCGGAGCCTGA